The following coding sequences are from one Pseudomonas mendocina window:
- a CDS encoding Bcr/CflA family multidrug efflux MFS transporter: protein MPLRILLILGALSAFGPLAIDFYLPSFPTLAHQFATDVEHVQLSLAAYFVGIALGQLFYGPLADRFGRRVPLLIGVTLFALASLACALAPSLEWLIGARFVQALGGCAGMVITRAVVRDLCDPLTSAKVFSQLVLVMGLAPILAPLGGGLLLNTLGWPWIFHSLALFAGLCLLAVLLWLPETRPQHLQPAPLSGAFGQYRALLGNAPFMGYSLAGGVAMAGMFAYIAGSPFVFIELYGVPAEHYGWLFGSNAAGFVIMAQVNARLVRVGGPALWLRRMVLVYLASGLCLLALAAWQPASLWALMIPLFICVASLGCVLPNATACAMAGQGQHAGSASGLLGSLQFTVAAGASALVASLHDGSALPMALVIALCGAAASAFAWWSRRFTV from the coding sequence ATGCCTCTGCGTATTCTGCTGATCCTCGGCGCGCTCAGCGCCTTCGGCCCGCTTGCCATCGACTTCTACCTGCCCAGCTTCCCGACATTGGCACATCAGTTCGCCACCGATGTGGAGCACGTGCAGTTGTCGCTGGCCGCCTATTTTGTCGGTATCGCTCTCGGCCAGTTGTTCTACGGGCCGCTGGCTGACCGCTTTGGCCGGCGTGTGCCGCTGTTGATCGGGGTGACCCTGTTTGCGCTCGCGTCATTGGCCTGCGCGCTGGCGCCCAGCCTGGAGTGGCTGATCGGTGCGCGCTTCGTGCAAGCTCTCGGCGGCTGCGCCGGTATGGTTATCACCCGTGCTGTGGTGCGCGACCTGTGCGATCCGCTGACCTCGGCCAAGGTGTTCTCGCAACTGGTGCTGGTGATGGGGCTTGCACCGATTCTCGCCCCGCTGGGGGGCGGCCTGCTGCTCAATACGCTGGGTTGGCCTTGGATCTTCCATAGCCTGGCGCTGTTCGCCGGCCTTTGCCTGCTGGCCGTGCTGCTGTGGTTACCGGAGACGCGACCGCAGCATCTGCAGCCGGCTCCACTCAGCGGTGCCTTCGGCCAGTACCGTGCGTTGTTGGGCAATGCGCCCTTCATGGGCTACAGCCTGGCGGGCGGCGTGGCGATGGCCGGTATGTTCGCCTATATCGCGGGCTCGCCCTTCGTTTTCATCGAGCTTTACGGGGTGCCGGCCGAGCACTACGGCTGGTTGTTCGGTAGCAATGCGGCGGGTTTCGTGATCATGGCGCAGGTCAATGCGCGGCTGGTGCGGGTGGGTGGCCCGGCCTTGTGGTTGCGGCGCATGGTGCTGGTGTATCTGGCCAGCGGGCTTTGCCTGCTGGCGCTGGCGGCGTGGCAGCCGGCGAGCCTCTGGGCGCTGATGATTCCACTGTTCATCTGCGTGGCCAGTCTCGGCTGCGTATTGCCCAACGCCACCGCCTGCGCCATGGCAGGGCAGGGGCAGCATGCCGGTAGCGCCTCAGGCCTGCTCGGCAGCTTGCAGTTCACTGTGGCGGCCGGGGCCTCGGCATTGGTGGCGTCTCTTCACGACGGCTCGGCGCTGCCCATGGCGCTGGTGATCGCGCTGTGCGGAGCGGCAGCGAGTGCCTTTGCCTGGTGGAGCCGACGTTTCACGGTCTGA
- a CDS encoding efflux RND transporter permease subunit: MSRFFIDRPIFAWVIALVIMLAGGLSILKLPINQYPSIAPPAVSIQVSYPGASAQTVQDTVVQVIEQQLNGIDGLRYVSSSSNSDGSMEIIVTFEQGVNPDIAQVQVQNKLQLATPLLPQEVQQQGIRVTKSVRNFLMVIGVVSKDGSMTREDLSDYIVSNLQDPISRTKGVGDFQVFGAQYAMRIWLDPAKLNSFQLTPVDVRSAIQAQNVQISSGQFGGLPAAPGNQLNATIIGKTRLQTPEEFRKILLKVQADGSQVRLGDIAKVELGGENYAINAQFNGLPASGLAIRLATGANALDTAKAVRETISNLEPFFPAGMEVVFPYDTTPVISASIEGVVQTLFEAIVLVFLVMFLFLQNLRATIIPTMAVPVVLLGTFGVLAAFGFSINTLTMFAMVLAIGLLVDDAIVVVENVERVMREEGLSPKEATRKSMGQIQGALIGIALVLSAVFLPMAFFGGSTGVIYRQFSITIVSAMALSVLVALIFTPALCATLLKPIDGDHHEAKRGFFGWFNRTFERSSNAYQRGVAGMLKRKTPYLLLYLVIVGVMVFMFTRIPTAFLPEEDQGVLFAQVQTPSGSSAERTQVVVDEMRQYLLEDEASTVKSVFTVTGFNFAGRGQSSGMAFIMLKPWGERPGAENGVAALAQRAQMHFFSFRDAMVFAFAPPAVMEMGNATGFNFFLQDQAGVGHQVMNEARDKFIQLANQHPVLDSVRANGLRDEAQYQLLIDDERARALGLSLADINSTLSIAWGASYVNDFIDRGRVKKVYLQGASEARMSPEDLNKWYVRNDQGQMVPFSAFASGEWTYGAPKLARYNGVSAVEILGAPAPGYSTGDAMAAVEEIASQLPQGVGYSWTGLSYEERLAGSQTTALFVISAIVVFLCLAALYESWSIPFSVMLVVPLGIIGALLFTELRGLSNDVFFKVGLLTTIGLSARNAILIVEFAKAQYEQGMTFAEAAIEACRMRLRPIIMTSLAFILGCLPLAIASGAGAGSKHAIGTGVIGGMLSAMILAIFWIPLFYVVVCSLFEKKRPEPASEKEKEVLQ, from the coding sequence GTTCAGGTGCAGAACAAGCTGCAACTGGCGACACCGCTGCTGCCACAGGAAGTCCAGCAACAGGGCATCCGCGTGACCAAGTCGGTGCGTAACTTCCTCATGGTCATCGGCGTGGTGTCGAAAGACGGCAGCATGACCCGTGAAGACCTGTCGGACTACATCGTCTCCAACCTGCAGGATCCGATCTCGCGTACCAAGGGCGTCGGTGACTTCCAGGTATTCGGCGCGCAGTACGCCATGCGTATCTGGCTCGACCCGGCCAAGCTCAACAGCTTCCAGCTGACACCGGTGGATGTGCGCAGCGCCATCCAGGCGCAGAACGTGCAGATTTCCTCCGGCCAGTTCGGCGGCCTGCCTGCGGCGCCGGGCAACCAGCTCAACGCCACCATCATCGGCAAGACGCGTCTGCAGACCCCGGAAGAGTTCCGCAAGATACTGCTCAAGGTTCAGGCCGACGGCTCCCAGGTACGCCTGGGTGATATTGCCAAGGTCGAGCTGGGCGGCGAGAACTACGCCATCAATGCGCAGTTCAACGGCCTGCCGGCTTCCGGTCTGGCGATTCGCCTGGCCACCGGTGCCAACGCCCTGGACACCGCCAAAGCGGTACGCGAGACCATCTCCAACCTGGAGCCGTTCTTCCCTGCCGGAATGGAAGTGGTCTTCCCCTACGACACCACGCCGGTGATCTCGGCCTCCATCGAAGGGGTGGTACAAACCCTGTTCGAGGCGATCGTGCTGGTGTTCCTGGTGATGTTCCTGTTCCTGCAGAACCTGCGCGCCACCATCATCCCAACCATGGCAGTGCCGGTGGTACTGCTCGGCACCTTCGGCGTACTCGCTGCGTTCGGCTTCTCCATCAATACCCTGACCATGTTCGCCATGGTTCTGGCCATCGGCCTGCTGGTGGACGATGCCATCGTGGTGGTGGAGAACGTCGAGCGGGTGATGCGTGAAGAGGGACTTTCGCCGAAGGAAGCGACACGCAAGTCCATGGGCCAGATCCAGGGCGCGCTGATCGGTATTGCCCTGGTGCTGTCCGCGGTGTTCCTGCCGATGGCCTTCTTCGGCGGCTCCACGGGGGTGATCTACCGGCAGTTCTCCATCACCATCGTCTCGGCCATGGCCCTGTCGGTGCTGGTCGCGCTGATCTTCACCCCGGCGCTGTGCGCCACTCTGCTCAAGCCTATCGATGGCGACCACCACGAGGCCAAGCGTGGCTTCTTCGGCTGGTTCAACCGCACGTTCGAGCGCAGCAGCAACGCCTATCAGCGCGGCGTCGCCGGCATGCTCAAGCGCAAGACGCCTTACCTGCTGCTGTATCTGGTGATCGTCGGCGTCATGGTCTTCATGTTCACCCGCATCCCTACCGCCTTCCTACCCGAGGAAGACCAGGGCGTGCTCTTCGCCCAGGTGCAGACGCCTTCCGGCTCCAGTGCCGAGCGTACCCAGGTGGTGGTCGACGAGATGCGCCAATACCTGCTGGAAGACGAAGCGAGCACGGTCAAATCGGTGTTCACCGTCACCGGCTTCAACTTCGCCGGCCGTGGTCAGAGCTCCGGTATGGCCTTCATCATGCTCAAGCCCTGGGGAGAACGCCCCGGTGCCGAGAACGGCGTCGCCGCGCTGGCGCAACGTGCGCAGATGCACTTCTTCAGCTTCCGCGATGCGATGGTATTCGCCTTCGCCCCACCGGCCGTGATGGAGATGGGGAACGCCACTGGTTTCAACTTCTTCCTGCAGGATCAGGCAGGCGTCGGTCACCAGGTGATGAACGAGGCACGTGACAAGTTCATCCAGTTGGCCAACCAGCATCCCGTGCTCGACAGCGTGCGCGCCAACGGCCTGCGTGACGAGGCGCAGTACCAGTTGTTGATCGATGACGAGCGCGCTCGTGCACTGGGCCTGTCGCTGGCGGACATCAACAGCACCCTGTCGATCGCCTGGGGCGCCAGTTACGTCAACGACTTCATCGATCGCGGTCGGGTGAAGAAGGTCTACCTGCAAGGTGCGTCCGAAGCACGCATGAGCCCGGAAGACCTGAACAAGTGGTACGTGCGCAACGACCAGGGCCAGATGGTGCCATTCAGTGCCTTCGCCAGTGGCGAGTGGACCTATGGTGCACCGAAGCTGGCGCGCTACAACGGCGTCTCGGCGGTGGAAATCCTCGGCGCCCCGGCCCCCGGCTACAGTACCGGCGATGCCATGGCTGCCGTCGAGGAAATCGCCTCGCAGTTGCCGCAGGGTGTCGGCTACTCCTGGACCGGACTGTCTTATGAGGAACGCCTGGCCGGCTCGCAAACCACCGCACTGTTCGTGATCTCGGCCATCGTCGTGTTCCTCTGCCTGGCAGCGCTGTACGAGAGCTGGTCGATCCCGTTCTCGGTGATGCTGGTGGTGCCACTGGGGATCATCGGCGCCTTGCTATTCACCGAGCTGCGCGGGCTATCCAACGACGTGTTCTTCAAGGTCGGTCTGCTCACCACCATCGGCCTCTCGGCGCGTAACGCGATCCTCATCGTCGAGTTCGCCAAGGCGCAGTACGAACAGGGCATGACCTTCGCCGAGGCGGCCATCGAAGCCTGCCGCATGCGTTTGCGCCCGATCATCATGACCTCGCTGGCGTTCATCCTCGGCTGTCTGCCGCTGGCCATCGCCAGTGGTGCCGGGGCGGGCAGCAAGCACGCCATCGGCACCGGGGTGATCGGCGGCATGCTCAGCGCGATGATCCTGGCGATCTTCTGGATTCCATTGTTCTACGTGGTGGTCTGCTCGCTGTTCGAGAAAAAGCGCCCCGAGCCGGCCAGTGAAAAAGAGAAGGAGGTACTGCAATGA
- a CDS encoding acetylhydrolase, giving the protein MNTTLKYTTATGESVASEVDTLLPKALSKGWKMLATALLASLAVSTPTQATEDEAEAPSYEIVDFDWVDQSRSRPVPVRLYWPANVQPGSTVPLVVFSHGIGGSRKGYSYLGKHWSSHGVASLHVQHVGSDSALWRGNPFSVVTRLHDAAKESEAMARAADVSFALDQMLSGTTDHRGAAVDRQRVIVAGHSYGANTALLAAGAQVIRDGKTIDYQDERFSAAVIISAPPFYGESNLPAVLGNVSVPTLHVTATDDVIQIPGYRSGADDRLAIYDALANPQKLLAVFRDGSHSIFTDRSFTGGPSLNAQTKAATADLTLAFLDLVFEGDEAALTQWRTNWQPILAQAPGIGSASLSIAQPHRSH; this is encoded by the coding sequence ATGAATACGACTCTGAAATACACAACAGCAACCGGCGAAAGTGTCGCCTCCGAAGTCGACACCCTGTTGCCAAAAGCACTGAGCAAAGGCTGGAAAATGTTGGCAACGGCGTTGTTGGCCAGCTTGGCAGTCTCCACCCCAACTCAGGCTACTGAGGACGAAGCAGAGGCTCCGTCCTACGAAATCGTCGATTTCGATTGGGTCGACCAGTCCCGTTCGCGCCCGGTGCCAGTACGCCTGTACTGGCCGGCCAACGTACAGCCAGGCAGCACGGTACCTCTGGTGGTGTTCTCCCACGGCATCGGCGGCTCACGCAAAGGCTACAGCTATCTCGGCAAGCACTGGTCGAGCCATGGCGTCGCCAGCCTGCATGTGCAGCATGTCGGCAGCGACTCGGCCTTATGGCGGGGCAATCCGTTCAGCGTGGTCACCCGCCTGCACGATGCCGCAAAGGAGAGCGAGGCCATGGCCCGGGCGGCCGACGTGAGCTTCGCCCTCGACCAGATGCTCTCCGGCACAACGGATCACAGAGGTGCCGCGGTGGATCGCCAACGCGTCATCGTCGCCGGTCACTCCTACGGCGCCAATACGGCCTTGCTCGCAGCGGGAGCACAGGTAATCCGCGACGGCAAGACCATCGATTATCAGGACGAGCGTTTCTCCGCGGCAGTGATCATCTCGGCGCCACCGTTCTACGGTGAAAGCAATTTGCCAGCAGTGCTGGGCAACGTCTCGGTGCCTACGCTGCACGTGACCGCCACCGATGACGTGATCCAGATTCCCGGCTATCGCTCAGGCGCGGATGATCGCCTGGCCATCTACGATGCGCTGGCCAACCCACAAAAGCTGCTGGCGGTGTTTCGCGACGGCTCCCACAGCATCTTCACCGACCGTTCGTTCACCGGCGGCCCATCGCTCAATGCCCAGACCAAGGCAGCGACGGCCGATCTGACCCTGGCCTTCCTCGACCTGGTGTTCGAAGGCGATGAAGCCGCCTTGACGCAATGGCGCACGAACTGGCAACCGATCCTGGCTCAGGCCCCCGGCATCGGTTCGGCATCGCTGAGCATCGCCCAGCCACACCGCAGCCATTGA
- a CDS encoding TetR/AcrR family transcriptional regulator encodes MSEPLPPQGSTPVEGLRERKRRETRQRIAEVGQRLFLTNGYESTTLDAIAAEAGISRRTFFSYFKSKDDVILSWQEAGWAGIHAELLQVSPDTSPLDAVRDVLVSHISRYTTEEMAAIDRLMRSSESLLARKQAYYAEQEKLLFATLCEVWRQPERRMTLRVVAMAALGAMRLAILAWQEQTGQPKPVASFLEEAFEILKSEL; translated from the coding sequence ATGTCCGAACCTCTCCCTCCCCAGGGCAGCACACCCGTCGAAGGCCTGCGAGAGCGCAAGCGCCGGGAGACTCGCCAGCGTATCGCCGAAGTGGGGCAGCGCCTGTTTCTCACAAATGGTTACGAAAGCACCACGCTCGATGCGATTGCCGCGGAGGCTGGCATCTCGCGGCGTACCTTCTTTTCCTATTTCAAATCGAAGGATGACGTCATCCTGTCCTGGCAGGAGGCTGGCTGGGCCGGCATCCACGCCGAGTTGCTGCAGGTGTCGCCCGATACATCGCCACTGGACGCCGTGCGTGATGTGCTGGTGAGCCATATCTCCCGGTACACCACCGAGGAGATGGCGGCAATCGACCGGCTGATGCGTTCCAGCGAATCGTTGCTGGCGCGTAAGCAGGCATATTACGCGGAGCAGGAGAAACTGCTGTTCGCCACGCTCTGCGAGGTCTGGCGTCAACCCGAGCGGCGTATGACCCTGCGCGTGGTGGCCATGGCAGCGCTTGGTGCGATGCGCTTGGCGATTCTCGCCTGGCAGGAGCAGACGGGTCAGCCCAAGCCGGTAGCCAGTTTCCTCGAAGAGGCGTTCGAGATTCTCAAGTCGGAGCTCTGA
- a CDS encoding SDR family oxidoreductase, with product MANWTVSDIPSQHGRTAVITGTGGLGFEGALALAHAGATVIIAGRNPSRGAAAVERIRQSAAGADVSFAELDLASLDSIRAFAKRLGDSHNSLDLLINNAGVMTPPQRQETADGFELQFGTNHLGHFALTAQLLPLLRKGDQPRVVSVSSIAARQGAIDLNDLQSARSYKPMVAYSQSKLACLMFALELHRRSHAAGWGIQSIAAHPGIARTELLPNGAGKWSAAGSARRFLWFLFQPVAQGALPTLFAATSQHAEGGAYYGPDQLGETRGQPTLAKTPLQALDQGMARRLWKESERLTGMAFPLPALRAQKPYQLFQ from the coding sequence ATGGCCAACTGGACAGTTTCCGACATTCCCTCCCAACACGGTCGCACGGCCGTCATCACTGGCACCGGCGGCCTTGGTTTCGAGGGTGCCCTGGCCCTGGCTCATGCAGGCGCAACGGTGATCATCGCTGGCCGCAATCCCTCCAGGGGAGCTGCCGCCGTCGAACGCATCCGCCAAAGCGCTGCGGGAGCCGATGTCAGCTTTGCCGAACTGGATCTCGCCAGCCTCGACTCCATCCGGGCTTTCGCCAAGCGGCTTGGCGACTCACACAACAGCCTCGACCTGCTGATCAATAACGCCGGGGTGATGACACCGCCGCAACGCCAGGAGACCGCGGATGGTTTCGAGCTGCAGTTCGGCACCAACCACCTCGGCCACTTCGCCCTGACCGCACAACTGTTGCCACTGCTGCGCAAGGGCGACCAGCCTCGCGTCGTCAGCGTCTCGAGCATCGCCGCCAGACAGGGCGCCATCGACCTGAACGACCTGCAGTCGGCGCGCAGCTACAAGCCGATGGTTGCCTACAGCCAATCCAAACTGGCCTGCCTGATGTTTGCTCTGGAACTGCACCGGCGCAGCCATGCGGCTGGCTGGGGGATTCAGAGCATTGCAGCGCATCCGGGTATTGCACGCACCGAGCTGCTGCCCAATGGCGCCGGTAAATGGAGTGCGGCTGGCAGCGCGCGGCGCTTTCTCTGGTTTCTGTTCCAGCCCGTCGCGCAGGGGGCGCTGCCGACGCTGTTCGCAGCCACCTCGCAACACGCAGAAGGCGGCGCCTATTACGGCCCCGACCAGCTCGGCGAAACCCGTGGTCAGCCAACGCTGGCCAAGACACCGCTGCAAGCGCTGGATCAAGGCATGGCCAGACGACTCTGGAAGGAATCCGAGCGTCTCACGGGCATGGCCTTTCCCCTTCCTGCGCTACGGGCGCAAAAGCCCTACCAGCTATTTCAATGA
- the adeC gene encoding AdeC/AdeK/OprM family multidrug efflux complex outer membrane factor, which produces MRQSLLSLAVATALLSGCSLIPDYERPEAPVAADWPQGEAYGSAASEGSRAAADLQWREFFRDPALQQLVQLALENNRDLRVAALNVEAYRALYRIQRADLLPSVSADGAGTRQRLPADLSQTGEARTSGQYSATLGVNAWELDFFGRIRSLSEQALQQYLATEQAQRSTQISLVASVANAYLQWQADQALLQLTQDTLKTFEESYKLTQRSFDVGVADALALSQARSSVDSARVSLAQYKRLVAQDRNALIQLVGTGLPVDLPQGLALSAELLEQVPAGLPADLLQRRPDLLQAEYQLKAANANIGAARAAFFPSISLTANAGTASSQLSGLFDSGSGTWLFQPQISLPIFNAGRLRANLDYAELQSDIQVAQYEKAIQVAFQEVADRLAARTTYRQQLDAQRALLETTETYYDLAERRYRTGVDSYLTLLDAQRQLFSVRQQLIADRLAQLSSEVELYKALGGGWSNTGSNAPQG; this is translated from the coding sequence ATGAGGCAGTCCCTGTTGTCCCTGGCCGTGGCCACCGCTTTGCTCAGCGGCTGCAGCCTGATTCCCGACTATGAGCGCCCGGAGGCTCCGGTGGCGGCCGACTGGCCGCAAGGCGAGGCCTACGGCAGCGCCGCCAGCGAAGGCAGCCGCGCCGCAGCCGACCTGCAATGGCGCGAATTCTTCCGCGACCCGGCGCTGCAGCAACTGGTGCAGCTGGCGCTGGAGAACAACCGTGACCTGCGTGTCGCCGCGCTGAACGTCGAAGCCTATCGCGCGCTGTACCGTATCCAGCGCGCCGACCTGTTGCCCTCGGTTTCCGCCGATGGCGCCGGCACCCGCCAACGCCTGCCAGCTGACCTGAGCCAGACCGGTGAGGCGCGCACCAGCGGCCAGTACAGCGCGACCCTGGGCGTCAACGCCTGGGAGCTGGACTTCTTCGGCCGCATCCGCAGCCTCAGCGAGCAGGCCCTGCAGCAGTACCTGGCGACCGAACAGGCCCAGCGCAGCACGCAGATCAGCCTGGTAGCCAGCGTCGCCAACGCCTACCTGCAGTGGCAGGCGGATCAGGCACTGCTGCAACTGACCCAGGACACCCTGAAGACCTTCGAGGAAAGCTACAAGCTGACCCAACGCAGCTTCGACGTTGGCGTAGCCGATGCCCTGGCACTGAGCCAGGCACGCAGCTCGGTGGACAGCGCACGAGTGAGTCTGGCGCAGTACAAGCGCCTGGTCGCCCAGGATCGCAACGCACTGATCCAGCTGGTCGGCACCGGCCTGCCAGTCGATCTGCCACAGGGCCTGGCGCTGAGCGCCGAGTTGCTGGAACAGGTGCCTGCCGGTTTGCCTGCCGACCTGCTGCAGCGTCGCCCCGACCTGCTGCAGGCCGAGTACCAGTTGAAAGCGGCCAACGCCAACATCGGCGCGGCGCGCGCTGCGTTCTTCCCCAGCATCAGCCTGACGGCCAATGCCGGCACCGCCAGCAGCCAGTTGTCCGGTCTGTTCGACAGCGGCTCGGGCACCTGGCTGTTCCAGCCGCAGATCAGCCTGCCGATCTTCAATGCCGGCCGGCTGCGCGCCAACCTCGACTACGCCGAGCTGCAGAGCGATATCCAGGTCGCGCAATACGAGAAAGCCATTCAGGTGGCGTTCCAGGAAGTTGCCGACCGCCTGGCTGCGCGCACCACCTACCGCCAGCAACTGGACGCCCAGCGCGCCCTGCTGGAAACCACCGAAACCTATTACGACCTGGCCGAACGCCGCTACCGCACCGGCGTGGACAGCTACCTGACCCTGCTCGACGCCCAGCGTCAGCTGTTCAGCGTGCGCCAGCAACTGATCGCCGACCGCCTGGCCCAGCTCAGCAGCGAAGTGGAGCTGTACAAGGCCCTGGGTGGTGGCTGGAGCAATACGGGGAGCAACGCCCCACAAGGTTGA